A window of the Streptomyces sp. JB150 genome harbors these coding sequences:
- a CDS encoding dipeptide ABC transporter ATP-binding protein gives MSNTNPLLDVKGLTKHFPVMGGFPVKRKIGAVQAVDGLDFQVHEGESLGLVGESGCGKSTTGRLITRLLEPTAGTISYQGTDITHANRKQLAPVRSEIQMIFQDPYASLNPRHTVGKIISGPMEINGINPPGGREKRVRELLEIVGLNPEHYNRFPHEFSGGQRQRIGVARALALEPKLIVADEPVSALDVSIQAQVVNLLQQVQRDLGIAFVFIAHDLAVVRHFSQRVAVMYLGKIVEIADRDDLYGNPHHPYTRALLSAVPEATVADDGQARERIRLTGDVPSPINPPSGCRFRTRCWKATDKCATEAPPLVQVEGNKPGHLTACHYPETEGTVPAPRLAKDPQATV, from the coding sequence ATGAGCAACACGAACCCCCTCCTGGACGTCAAGGGCCTCACCAAGCACTTCCCGGTGATGGGCGGCTTCCCGGTCAAGCGCAAGATCGGCGCCGTCCAGGCCGTCGACGGTCTCGACTTCCAGGTCCACGAGGGTGAGAGCCTGGGGCTGGTGGGCGAGTCGGGCTGCGGCAAGTCGACGACGGGCCGGCTGATCACCCGGCTGCTGGAGCCGACCGCGGGCACGATCTCCTACCAGGGCACCGACATCACCCACGCCAACCGCAAGCAGCTGGCGCCGGTCCGGTCCGAGATCCAGATGATCTTCCAGGACCCCTATGCCTCGCTGAACCCGCGGCACACCGTCGGCAAGATCATCTCGGGTCCGATGGAGATCAACGGGATCAACCCGCCCGGCGGCCGCGAGAAGCGCGTCCGGGAGCTGTTGGAGATCGTCGGCCTCAACCCCGAGCACTACAACCGCTTCCCGCACGAGTTCTCCGGCGGCCAGCGCCAGCGCATCGGCGTGGCCCGCGCGCTCGCCCTGGAACCGAAGCTGATCGTGGCGGACGAGCCGGTCTCCGCGCTGGACGTCTCCATCCAGGCCCAGGTGGTCAACCTGCTCCAGCAGGTCCAGCGCGACCTCGGCATCGCGTTCGTCTTCATCGCCCACGACCTCGCCGTCGTCCGGCACTTCTCGCAGCGCGTGGCCGTCATGTACCTCGGTAAGATCGTGGAGATCGCCGACCGCGACGATCTGTACGGCAACCCGCACCACCCGTACACCCGGGCGCTGCTGTCCGCCGTGCCGGAGGCCACGGTCGCCGACGACGGCCAGGCTCGTGAGCGCATCCGGCTCACCGGTGACGTGCCGTCTCCGATCAACCCGCCCTCGGGCTGCCGCTTCCGCACGCGCTGCTGGAAGGCGACCGACAAGTGCGCGACGGAGGCGCCGCCGCTGGTGCAGGTGGAGGGCAACAAGCCCGGCCACCTGACCGCCTGCCACTACCCCGAGACGGAGGGAACCGTTCCGGCACCCCGTCTCGCCAAGGACCCCCAGGCGACGGTCTGA
- a CDS encoding ABC transporter substrate-binding protein, whose amino-acid sequence MSRGGRHIHAAISVLAAGALVLTGCSEGGSKTGNDKNDKEQQENAQRQQSSIPFGDAKDSEGPAPEVPGAKSGGTISVLARDSYAHLDPGQIYVQDEMAVSQLIHRGLTGYKATSGDGKKHEIVGDLATDPGTTTDGGKTWKYTLKDGIKWEDGSPITSKDVRHSVERLFAPFINQGPPYLQQWLADTPGADYRKLLKDGPYKGKHLPDSLLETPDDKTVVFKFKTARPDLPYALAMAGYAIVPQKLDTKAKYDKDPVAAGPYKIQEFKSGKSMTLVRNENWDPKTDPLRHQYVDRFDITFNHQYEQSTKAMLADNGKDKTAVSFSNAVDAGNLSKVLNDPGLKDRTVTGYQPYVGQMNINLSHPELKDIKIRQAIAYALPVTPFVRAYGGTDAMEVAGGILSPTVSGYNAAFDPWGKKKKPAGDPEKAKQLLQEAGKTGMKLTFGYINTPEGQQYSTAMAAGLEKAGFDVQRQEIPAETYYDQVSALDNNYDIFHTAWGADWPSASTVIPPLYDGRAIAEGAQNYSQVNDPKINSEIDRISKITDPAKAAAEWGKLNEYIVKDVVNVVPTAYYKQVQIAGSKIGGLVYDDVISGVDPRRLYVK is encoded by the coding sequence ATGAGTAGGGGCGGACGCCACATACACGCCGCAATCTCAGTGCTCGCGGCCGGAGCTCTCGTGCTCACCGGTTGCAGCGAGGGCGGCAGCAAGACCGGGAACGACAAGAACGACAAGGAACAGCAGGAGAACGCCCAGCGGCAGCAGAGTTCCATCCCGTTCGGCGACGCGAAGGACTCCGAGGGGCCCGCGCCCGAGGTGCCGGGCGCCAAGAGCGGCGGCACCATCTCCGTGCTGGCCCGCGACAGTTACGCCCACCTCGACCCGGGCCAGATCTACGTCCAGGACGAGATGGCGGTCTCCCAGCTGATCCACAGAGGCCTCACCGGCTACAAGGCCACCAGCGGCGACGGCAAGAAGCACGAGATCGTCGGCGACCTCGCCACCGACCCGGGGACCACCACCGACGGCGGCAAGACCTGGAAGTACACGCTCAAGGACGGCATCAAGTGGGAGGACGGCTCCCCGATCACGTCCAAGGACGTCCGGCACAGCGTCGAGCGCCTGTTCGCGCCGTTCATCAACCAGGGCCCGCCCTACCTCCAGCAGTGGCTGGCCGACACCCCCGGCGCCGACTACCGCAAGCTGCTGAAGGACGGCCCCTACAAGGGCAAGCACCTCCCGGACTCCCTGCTGGAGACCCCGGACGACAAGACGGTCGTCTTCAAGTTCAAAACCGCCCGACCCGACCTGCCGTACGCCCTGGCCATGGCCGGCTACGCGATCGTCCCCCAGAAGCTCGACACCAAGGCCAAGTACGACAAGGACCCGGTGGCGGCGGGGCCGTACAAGATCCAGGAGTTCAAGTCCGGCAAGTCGATGACCCTGGTGCGCAACGAGAACTGGGACCCGAAGACGGACCCGCTGCGCCACCAGTACGTCGACCGGTTCGACATCACCTTCAACCACCAGTACGAGCAGTCCACCAAGGCGATGCTCGCCGACAACGGCAAGGACAAGACCGCCGTCAGCTTCAGCAACGCGGTCGACGCGGGCAACCTCTCCAAGGTGCTGAACGACCCGGGCCTGAAGGACCGTACGGTCACCGGCTACCAGCCGTACGTCGGCCAGATGAACATCAACCTCAGCCACCCGGAGCTGAAGGACATCAAGATCCGCCAGGCCATCGCCTACGCGCTCCCCGTCACGCCGTTCGTCCGCGCCTACGGCGGCACCGACGCGATGGAGGTCGCCGGCGGCATCCTCTCCCCGACGGTCAGCGGCTACAACGCGGCCTTCGACCCGTGGGGCAAGAAGAAGAAGCCCGCCGGTGACCCGGAGAAGGCCAAGCAGCTCCTTCAGGAGGCCGGCAAGACCGGCATGAAGCTGACCTTCGGCTACATCAACACCCCCGAGGGCCAGCAGTACTCCACCGCCATGGCGGCGGGCCTGGAGAAGGCCGGCTTCGACGTCCAGCGCCAGGAGATCCCGGCCGAGACCTACTACGACCAGGTCAGCGCCCTGGACAACAACTACGACATCTTCCACACCGCGTGGGGCGCCGACTGGCCGTCCGCCTCGACCGTGATCCCGCCGCTGTACGACGGCCGCGCGATCGCCGAGGGCGCGCAGAACTACTCGCAGGTCAACGACCCGAAGATCAACAGCGAGATCGACAGGATCAGCAAGATCACCGACCCGGCGAAGGCCGCGGCCGAGTGGGGCAAGCTCAACGAGTACATCGTCAAGGACGTCGTCAACGTCGTCCCGACCGCGTACTACAAGCAGGTCCAGATCGCCGGCTCCAAGATCGGCGGTCTCGTCTACGACGACGTGATCAGCGGCGTCGACCCGCGTCGCCTGTACGTCAAGTAA
- a CDS encoding ABC transporter permease, whose translation MLRFLVRRALGAAVILFLLSIVTFLIFYGMPRDPALLICGKSCTPANLENIRHVLGLDKSIPEQYWLFLHNLVLGSDDYLQGPCPAPCFGYSFHTGEAVWGTLTDRLPTTISLTLGAAVCFLAFGLGAGLLAAWRRGTLIDKTATATAMVVSSMQIYFLGPLALAILVYQTQLFEKPAYNEFTEDPVAWFTGLIIPWVILSTIFAAQYTRMARSAMIEQLQEDHVRTARAKGMSRRYVFFRYAWRGSLIPIVTIFGIDMGSLFGGAIITEYTFGLPGLGRLAVDAVAFSDLPLLLGVMLFAASMILLFNIVVDAAYAFIDPRVRLS comes from the coding sequence ATGCTGCGCTTCCTCGTCCGCCGCGCCCTCGGCGCCGCCGTCATCCTCTTCCTGCTCTCCATCGTGACGTTCCTGATCTTCTACGGGATGCCACGTGACCCGGCGCTGCTGATCTGCGGCAAGTCGTGCACGCCGGCCAACCTGGAGAACATCCGGCATGTGCTCGGCCTCGACAAGTCGATCCCCGAGCAGTACTGGCTGTTCCTGCACAACCTGGTCCTGGGCAGCGACGACTACCTCCAGGGCCCCTGCCCCGCGCCCTGCTTCGGCTACTCCTTCCACACCGGTGAGGCCGTCTGGGGCACCCTCACCGACCGGCTGCCGACCACCATCTCGCTCACCCTCGGCGCGGCCGTCTGCTTCCTCGCCTTCGGCCTGGGCGCCGGACTGCTCGCCGCCTGGCGGCGCGGCACCCTCATCGACAAGACGGCCACCGCCACCGCCATGGTCGTCAGCTCGATGCAGATCTACTTCCTCGGCCCGCTGGCGCTGGCGATCCTCGTCTACCAGACCCAGCTGTTCGAGAAGCCGGCGTACAACGAGTTCACCGAGGACCCCGTCGCCTGGTTCACCGGGCTGATCATCCCCTGGGTGATCCTGTCGACCATCTTCGCCGCCCAGTACACGCGTATGGCCCGCTCGGCGATGATCGAACAGCTCCAGGAGGACCATGTGCGCACCGCCCGCGCCAAGGGCATGTCCCGGCGGTACGTCTTCTTCCGCTACGCCTGGCGCGGCTCGCTGATCCCGATCGTCACCATCTTCGGCATCGACATGGGGTCCCTGTTCGGCGGCGCCATCATCACCGAGTACACCTTCGGCCTGCCGGGGCTCGGGCGGCTCGCGGTGGACGCGGTGGCCTTCAGCGACCTGCCGCTGCTGCTCGGCGTGATGCTCTTCGCGGCCTCGATGATCCTGCTGTTCAACATCGTCGTCGACGCCGCCTACGCCTTCATCGACCCGCGCGTGCGGCTGTCCTAG
- a CDS encoding WGxxGxxG family protein, with product MRRSASTALIALLLALAPAGTAFSQSAAEQAGPAAAIAAVQAQEDRNEDDDDTGLWGLFGLLGLAGLIPWRKKRDRDHQGYRDSTTRSTGM from the coding sequence ATGCGCAGAAGCGCCAGCACGGCACTCATCGCCCTTCTGCTCGCTCTCGCGCCGGCAGGCACGGCGTTCAGCCAGAGTGCTGCCGAGCAGGCGGGCCCGGCAGCGGCCATCGCGGCGGTTCAGGCCCAAGAGGACCGCAACGAGGATGACGATGACACTGGCCTGTGGGGCCTCTTCGGCCTCCTCGGTCTGGCCGGTCTGATTCCGTGGCGCAAGAAGCGCGACCGCGACCACCAGGGTTACAGGGACTCCACCACCCGCTCCACCGGCATGTGA
- a CDS encoding dipeptide ABC transporter ATP-binding protein — protein MKEDLVLPAPREAAAGPAGEPLLVVEGLTKHFPVKGGFPVRRTVGQVQAVDGIDLTVHEGESFGLVGESGCGKSTTGRLITRLMEPTAGRIAYRGRDITHATRKQLAPIRSEIQMIFQDPYSSLNPRQTVGKIISGPMEINGINPPGGREKRVRELLEIVGLNPEHYNRFPHEFSGGQRQRIGVARALALEPKLIVADEPVSALDVSIQAQVVNLLQQVQRDLGIAFVFIAHDLAVVRHFSQRVAVMYLGKVIEVGDRASIYTRPRHPYTHALLSAVPEVSVAGEPTGRRERIRLAGDVPSPISPPSGCRFRTRCWKAQDKCATEEPPLTRAAGNREGHLTACHYPEDPTTEARTEDIVLDPALAALEEHQED, from the coding sequence ATGAAGGAAGACCTCGTCCTCCCCGCCCCGCGCGAGGCGGCCGCCGGTCCGGCAGGGGAACCGCTGCTCGTGGTGGAAGGGCTGACCAAGCACTTCCCGGTCAAGGGCGGCTTCCCGGTCCGGCGCACGGTCGGCCAGGTCCAGGCGGTGGACGGCATCGACCTGACCGTGCACGAGGGGGAGAGTTTCGGCCTGGTCGGGGAGTCGGGCTGCGGCAAGTCGACGACGGGCCGGCTGATCACCCGGCTGATGGAGCCGACCGCGGGCCGGATCGCGTACCGCGGCCGGGACATCACCCATGCCACGCGCAAGCAGCTCGCCCCGATCCGCTCCGAGATCCAGATGATCTTCCAGGACCCGTACTCCTCGCTGAACCCGCGCCAGACCGTCGGCAAGATCATCTCGGGTCCGATGGAGATCAACGGGATCAACCCGCCCGGCGGTCGCGAGAAGCGCGTCCGGGAGCTGTTGGAGATCGTCGGCCTCAACCCCGAGCACTACAACCGCTTCCCGCACGAGTTCTCCGGCGGCCAGCGCCAGCGCATCGGCGTGGCCCGCGCGCTCGCCCTGGAACCGAAGCTGATCGTGGCGGACGAGCCGGTCTCCGCGCTGGACGTCTCCATCCAGGCCCAGGTGGTCAACCTGCTCCAGCAGGTCCAGCGCGACCTCGGCATCGCCTTCGTCTTCATCGCCCACGACCTCGCCGTCGTCCGGCACTTCTCGCAGCGCGTGGCCGTCATGTACCTCGGCAAGGTCATCGAGGTCGGCGACCGCGCGTCCATCTACACCCGGCCCCGGCACCCCTACACCCACGCCCTGCTCTCCGCCGTGCCCGAGGTGTCCGTGGCCGGCGAGCCCACGGGTCGCCGCGAACGCATCCGCCTCGCCGGCGACGTGCCCTCCCCGATCAGCCCGCCCTCCGGCTGCCGCTTCCGTACCCGCTGCTGGAAGGCGCAGGACAAGTGCGCGACCGAGGAACCGCCCCTGACCCGCGCCGCCGGCAACCGCGAGGGCCACCTGACGGCCTGCCACTACCCGGAGGACCCGACGACCGAGGCCCGCACCGAGGACATCGTCCTGGACCCGGCGCTGGCGGCACTGGAGGAGCACCAGGAGGACTGA
- a CDS encoding ABC transporter ATP-binding protein produces the protein MTTVTKEAGAPRPAAGDAFLSVRDLHVSFRTEDGTVRAVDGLSFDLERGRTLGIVGESGSGKSVTNLTILGLHNPMFTTVEGEILLDGKELTTARESELERLRGNKVAMIFQDPLTALSPYYTVGRQIAEPFRKHTGASKKEAWERAVEMLGKVGIPNPGQRAKDYPHQFSGGMRQRAMIAMALVCDPDLLIADEPTTALDVTVQAQILDLLKDLQREFGSAIIFITHDLGVIADMADDIMVMYAGNAVERGTVDEVLRAPQHPYTWGLLNSMPRLDSDVATPLAPIPGTPPSLLTPPSGCRFHPRCTFRDRVGGDRCVTERPPLAPGRASACHLTAEQKRTVFIEEIKPRLG, from the coding sequence GTGACCACTGTGACCAAGGAAGCCGGCGCGCCGCGCCCGGCCGCCGGGGACGCCTTCCTCTCGGTGCGGGACCTGCACGTCAGCTTCCGCACCGAGGACGGGACCGTCCGGGCCGTCGACGGGCTCTCCTTCGACCTGGAGCGCGGCCGCACGCTCGGCATCGTCGGCGAGTCCGGCTCCGGCAAGTCCGTCACCAACCTGACCATCCTCGGCCTGCACAACCCGATGTTCACCACCGTCGAGGGTGAGATCCTGCTCGACGGCAAGGAGCTGACCACGGCCCGCGAGTCCGAGCTGGAGAGGCTGCGCGGCAACAAGGTCGCCATGATCTTCCAGGACCCGCTCACCGCGCTCTCCCCCTACTACACGGTCGGCCGGCAGATCGCCGAGCCGTTCCGCAAGCACACCGGAGCCTCCAAGAAGGAGGCCTGGGAGCGGGCGGTGGAGATGCTCGGCAAGGTCGGCATACCCAACCCGGGGCAGCGGGCCAAGGACTACCCGCACCAGTTCTCCGGCGGCATGCGCCAGCGCGCGATGATCGCCATGGCCCTGGTGTGCGACCCCGACCTGCTGATCGCCGACGAGCCGACCACGGCCCTCGACGTCACGGTCCAGGCCCAGATCCTGGACCTGCTGAAGGACCTCCAGCGGGAGTTCGGCTCGGCGATCATCTTCATCACCCACGACCTCGGCGTCATCGCCGACATGGCCGACGACATCATGGTGATGTACGCGGGCAACGCGGTGGAGCGCGGCACGGTCGACGAGGTGCTGCGGGCACCCCAGCACCCGTACACCTGGGGCCTGCTGAACTCCATGCCCCGCCTGGACTCGGACGTCGCCACACCGCTCGCGCCCATCCCCGGCACGCCGCCCTCGCTGCTCACCCCGCCGTCCGGCTGCCGCTTCCACCCGCGCTGTACCTTCCGGGACCGGGTCGGCGGCGACCGCTGTGTCACCGAGCGCCCGCCGCTGGCGCCGGGCCGGGCCTCCGCCTGCCATCTGACGGCGGAGCAGAAGCGGACCGTCTTCATCGAAGAGATCAAGCCCCGGCTGGGCTGA
- a CDS encoding PspA/IM30 family protein, whose amino-acid sequence MTKQTILGRVAQLARANINALLDQAEDPQLMLDQLIRDYTNNINEAEQAVATTIGNLRLMEQDYREDKEAAAEWGRKALAASKKADELRAAGDPADADRFDTLAKVALSRQLQSEREATAAEPTIASNTAIVDKLKTGLDQMQLKLSELHGKRDQLVARSKSAEAQNRMLDAVKSIDVLDPTSELSRFEEKVRREEARAMGKEELAASSVDAQFEQLEGLGDATEIEARLAALKAA is encoded by the coding sequence ATGACCAAGCAAACCATCTTGGGACGGGTCGCTCAGCTCGCCCGCGCCAACATCAACGCCCTGCTCGACCAAGCGGAAGATCCTCAGCTGATGCTGGACCAGCTGATCCGCGACTACACCAACAACATCAACGAGGCGGAGCAGGCGGTGGCCACCACCATCGGCAACCTGCGCCTGATGGAACAGGACTACAGGGAGGACAAGGAGGCCGCCGCCGAATGGGGCCGCAAGGCACTCGCGGCCAGCAAGAAGGCAGACGAACTGCGCGCTGCGGGAGACCCCGCGGACGCGGACAGGTTCGACACCTTGGCCAAGGTCGCCCTGAGCAGGCAGCTGCAGTCCGAAAGGGAGGCCACGGCAGCCGAGCCGACCATCGCTTCCAACACGGCCATCGTGGACAAACTCAAGACCGGCCTGGACCAGATGCAGCTCAAACTCAGTGAACTGCACGGCAAGCGCGACCAGCTTGTGGCACGGTCGAAGTCCGCCGAGGCACAGAACCGCATGCTGGACGCAGTCAAAAGCATCGACGTACTCGATCCGACGAGCGAACTCAGCCGGTTCGAGGAGAAGGTGCGCCGCGAGGAGGCCCGGGCCATGGGCAAGGAGGAACTCGCCGCCTCCTCCGTGGACGCGCAGTTCGAGCAGCTCGAAGGACTCGGCGACGCAACCGAGATCGAGGCGCGTCTGGCGGCCCTGAAAGCCGCATAG
- a CDS encoding VOC family protein codes for MLHHVELWVPDLDRAARSLGWLLERLGWAPYQHWPAGRSWRLGETYVVVERSPDLRGDHHDRMRPGLNHLAFHVPGDRTGLDALVAQAMDHGWTLLFPERHPYAGGRRHCAAYLENADGFEVELVARAVSPP; via the coding sequence GTGCTGCATCACGTGGAGCTGTGGGTGCCCGACCTGGACCGGGCGGCCCGCTCACTGGGCTGGCTGCTGGAACGGCTCGGCTGGGCGCCGTACCAGCACTGGCCCGCGGGCCGGAGCTGGCGGCTGGGGGAGACGTACGTCGTCGTCGAGCGGTCACCGGACCTGCGCGGAGACCACCACGACCGCATGCGGCCGGGCCTGAACCACCTCGCCTTCCACGTCCCCGGCGACCGGACGGGTCTCGACGCGCTGGTCGCGCAGGCCATGGACCACGGGTGGACGCTGCTGTTCCCGGAGCGCCATCCGTACGCGGGCGGTAGGCGGCACTGTGCCGCCTACCTGGAGAACGCCGACGGCTTCGAGGTCGAACTGGTGGCACGCGCCGTGTCGCCGCCCTGA
- a CDS encoding TPM domain-containing protein has protein sequence MHTNTGLHTFVRILVAVLLTAGGLTLATANGAVADAPVDLSRQGQITDRVGALADREPEVAQALTRLADEHGLQLFVVYVDDFSGRSPQQWANATAVRNGLGADDALLAVATSDRQYSYYVEAGSPLTRRDLVEVDATAVAPALRQNDWAGAAIGAARGYDAVLSGQPVPAVDVTPSEAEPGPGEQVGVGTGSWLFLLLVLLPVVLVASALIRRRSRRAAGSRGGEKTWGGPSPDSLADLDAQARQALVRTDDAVRTSQEELGFAAAQFGGEATQPFTEAVEAAKRELTAAFRLRQQLDDAYPEDESTHLQMVQEILTRCAEANRLLDEKAEDFDQLRGFERNAPRALAAAQAAFDTASGRLVSAKATLAAMRERYASSATEPVVTDVEQADSRLQFAQSSLRQARQAVEGNDNGAAAIQVRAAEAAVAQANRLTDAVDRRARELADAAGALPGALTETNADLAEARGLLQGAKELPTAALQGRIARAETVAAEVRRAMERGQYDPIDALRRVEEADAGLDEALMGAQESEQGTRRARALLERTLLSAQSSVGEALDYIITHRGAVGSEARTRLAEAQRRLERAEAFSGRGAGADAHSALAEAQQADALAQDALLLAQEDVEGFGVAVEPGVYAVGSAGSGLAGAMLGGILLGGFGGGYSAGPVVSFGGGGTRARMGGGRF, from the coding sequence ATGCACACGAATACCGGGCTACATACCTTCGTGCGCATCCTCGTGGCCGTGCTGCTGACGGCGGGCGGCCTCACCCTGGCTACGGCGAACGGCGCTGTGGCCGACGCACCGGTCGATCTGTCGCGGCAGGGGCAGATCACGGACCGGGTCGGGGCCCTCGCCGACCGGGAACCCGAGGTCGCCCAGGCGCTGACCCGGCTGGCCGACGAACACGGACTGCAGCTGTTCGTGGTGTACGTGGACGATTTCTCCGGCCGCTCCCCACAGCAGTGGGCGAACGCGACAGCCGTAAGGAACGGGCTCGGCGCCGACGACGCACTGCTCGCCGTCGCCACCAGCGACCGGCAGTACTCCTATTACGTGGAGGCCGGCTCGCCGCTGACACGGCGGGACCTGGTTGAGGTCGACGCAACAGCCGTCGCGCCGGCGCTGCGGCAGAACGACTGGGCGGGGGCGGCGATCGGCGCAGCCCGCGGGTACGACGCGGTGCTCTCAGGCCAGCCCGTGCCCGCCGTGGACGTGACGCCCTCAGAGGCCGAGCCGGGTCCGGGCGAGCAGGTAGGTGTCGGCACAGGCAGCTGGCTCTTCCTTCTCCTGGTGCTCCTGCCAGTGGTTCTGGTCGCGTCCGCCCTGATCAGACGCAGGTCGCGCCGGGCCGCCGGGTCGCGTGGCGGCGAAAAGACATGGGGCGGGCCGTCTCCGGACTCGCTGGCGGACCTCGACGCGCAGGCGCGCCAGGCCCTGGTGCGCACCGACGACGCGGTGCGCACCAGCCAGGAGGAACTGGGCTTCGCCGCGGCGCAGTTCGGCGGCGAGGCGACCCAGCCGTTCACCGAAGCGGTGGAGGCAGCGAAACGGGAGTTGACCGCGGCGTTCCGGCTGCGGCAGCAACTCGACGACGCCTATCCCGAGGACGAATCGACCCACCTGCAGATGGTCCAGGAGATTCTCACTCGGTGCGCGGAGGCCAATCGCCTGCTGGACGAGAAGGCCGAGGACTTCGACCAGTTGCGTGGCTTCGAACGCAACGCACCTCGAGCCCTGGCTGCGGCGCAGGCCGCTTTCGACACCGCGAGCGGCCGACTGGTCAGCGCGAAGGCCACCCTGGCTGCCATGCGCGAGCGGTACGCCTCGTCGGCCACCGAACCGGTGGTCACTGACGTGGAGCAGGCCGACAGCCGGCTGCAGTTCGCGCAAAGCAGCCTGCGACAGGCCCGGCAAGCCGTGGAAGGCAACGACAACGGCGCGGCCGCGATCCAGGTCCGGGCCGCGGAGGCCGCCGTCGCACAGGCCAACCGGCTCACCGACGCTGTCGACCGGCGGGCACGGGAACTCGCGGACGCGGCCGGCGCGCTGCCGGGCGCACTGACCGAGACGAACGCGGATCTGGCAGAGGCGCGTGGTCTGCTGCAGGGTGCCAAGGAGCTGCCGACCGCCGCCCTGCAGGGGCGCATCGCTCGTGCCGAGACCGTGGCGGCCGAGGTACGCAGGGCCATGGAGAGGGGCCAGTACGACCCCATCGACGCGCTGCGCCGGGTCGAGGAGGCCGATGCCGGGCTCGACGAGGCCCTCATGGGGGCGCAGGAGAGCGAGCAGGGCACACGGCGCGCACGGGCGCTGTTGGAGCGGACGTTGCTCAGTGCGCAGTCCAGCGTCGGCGAGGCCCTCGACTACATCATCACCCACAGGGGAGCCGTCGGCAGCGAGGCCCGCACGCGGCTCGCGGAGGCGCAGCGCAGGCTGGAGCGGGCCGAAGCATTCTCCGGCCGGGGTGCCGGGGCGGATGCGCACAGTGCCCTGGCAGAGGCGCAGCAGGCCGACGCGCTGGCGCAGGATGCCCTGCTGCTCGCCCAAGAGGACGTAGAGGGTTTCGGCGTCGCCGTCGAGCCCGGTGTGTACGCGGTCGGAAGCGCTGGCAGCGGACTGGCCGGCGCCATGCTCGGCGGGATCCTGCTCGGCGGCTTCGGCGGTGGCTACAGCGCCGGGCCAGTCGTCAGTTTCGGAGGCGGCGGAACGCGCGCCCGGATGGGCGGCGGCCGCTTCTGA
- a CDS encoding DinB family protein, whose amino-acid sequence MTRTDTPPAWDERTQLTTFLDYTRDTARAKCEGLSAEGARTAPLPGSPLMTVSGLINHLRWVEYYWFQVVFLGEEDEGPWTEEDPDREMRIAVDIPLPELLRAYADQSARYRELVAAHDLDARSQGTVRSGLTVDLRWILHHLIEETARHNGHLDIVRELVDGTTGV is encoded by the coding sequence ATGACACGCACCGACACGCCTCCCGCCTGGGACGAGCGCACTCAGCTGACCACCTTTCTCGACTACACCCGTGACACGGCCCGCGCCAAGTGCGAGGGCCTGTCCGCGGAGGGGGCCCGCACGGCGCCCCTGCCGGGCTCGCCGCTGATGACCGTCTCGGGGCTGATCAACCACCTGCGGTGGGTCGAGTACTACTGGTTCCAGGTGGTCTTCCTCGGCGAGGAGGACGAAGGTCCGTGGACCGAGGAGGACCCGGACCGCGAGATGCGCATCGCGGTGGACATCCCGCTCCCGGAGCTGCTGCGCGCGTACGCCGACCAGTCCGCCCGCTACCGGGAGCTGGTCGCCGCCCACGACCTGGACGCCCGGTCCCAGGGCACCGTCCGCAGCGGCCTCACGGTCGACCTGCGCTGGATCCTGCACCACCTCATCGAGGAAACGGCACGGCACAACGGCCACCTGGACATCGTGCGGGAACTGGTCGACGGGACGACCGGGGTCTAG